A stretch of Triticum aestivum cultivar Chinese Spring chromosome 1D, IWGSC CS RefSeq v2.1, whole genome shotgun sequence DNA encodes these proteins:
- the LOC123160119 gene encoding uncharacterized protein, with the protein MDVMLARGRYGGGVATDIGATYWFLEMKDWIGELMGSPRQYRPMESWSWIDIMGRPIGQNKGSCVLSACLMCLEAQHRLAFERRHGSDTFPYAIPRETAADLLETCKKAGVWTRKEGANVGKVLEVMQRNGGAVAWHEEGLEHCKLQIKSWERLPSPSSSSLARIMRTEGPLIGSLDVVRADYYAPGWQTRVYTGGSGKKKAVGHALVCMEYRLDGELIRVVDNHNWQGPVRWISKTAFRSFTQIKVEPLDAGALGIEVSWRRRLLRMLWREETFWWRQRRTLNKVWNKHH; encoded by the exons ATGGACGTGATGTTGGCGCGTGGGAGGTACGGGGGCGGGGTGGCCACCGACATTGGGGCCACGTACTGGTTTCTTGAGATGAAGGACTGGATCGGCGAGCTCATGGGTTCACCACGGCAGTATCGGCCGATGGAGTCGTGGAGCTGGATAGATATTATGGGACGTCCAATCGGCCAGAACAAGG gCTCGTGCGTGCTGAGCGCCTGCCTGATGTGCTTGGAGGCCCAGCACCGGCTGGCGTTTGAGAGGAGGCACGGCAGCGATACATTTCCGTATGCCATCCCTCGTGAGACGGCCGCAGACTTGCTGGAGACATGCAAGAAGGCCGGCGTCTGGACACGTAAGGAAGGCGCCAATGTTGGCAAGGTGCTGGAGGTAATGCAGCGGAACGGCGGGGCTGTGGCTTGGCACGAGGAAGGCTTGGAGCACTGCAAGCTACAGATCAAGTCATGGGAGCGACTGCCCTCACCATCCAGCTCCAGCCTCGCGCGTATCATGCGCACAGAGGGGCCACTCATTGGTTCCTTGGACGTTGTACGAGCAGATTACTACGCCCCTGGCTGGCAGACGCGAGTGTACACAGGAGGATCGGGCAAGAAGAAGGCGGTGGGTCACGCTCTGGTTTGCATGGAGTACCGACTGGACGGCGAGCTGATACGGGTGGTCGACAACCACAACTGGCAAGGGCCTGTTCGGTGGATCTCCAAGACCGCCTTCAGGAGCTTTACCCAGATCAAGGTTGAGCCTCTGGACGCCGGCGCTCTCGGCATTGAGGTGAGCTGGCGGCGCCGCCTGCTGCGCATGCTCTGGAGGGAAGAGACCTTCTGGTGGCGCCAGCGCCGTACTCTCAACAAGGTTTGGAACAAGCACCACTAG